Proteins encoded in a region of the Thunnus maccoyii chromosome 4, fThuMac1.1, whole genome shotgun sequence genome:
- the LOC121895552 gene encoding zinc finger protein PLAGL2-like: MYHQQDHLKSQLQESHPANRQLFHCQECGKQYNTQLGYRRHLVAAHSAAAGLPCTEGAPSLLEHLGGHIDRPPPSEGNTNAALPVRERKYSCERCDRRFYTRKDVRRHAVVHTGRRDFLCPRCAQRFGRRDHLTRHLKKSHAQESGLMPPGTPSTPVATLTPPTQCPAKEEPNPVTSDMGSVTKEAMETFSRDMYNSYPMANPVPGMGHPHGLMQGSLSSSMNVGHHMPPPSSHLHHHHLQPPAAQQQQSYSNMSRYQHGSTSYPRADVDSFLLDLQSAPPPHLSAVNSSTSNSASPQREVLGEGVGASSDPHLLSRSPTIPSTELSCTTNMDLGPLLGFLPFSLPAYSPHMGMGGLVMSYPPTTTSTPSPSSSTGLSSQAPGPFTFFQPPQAHVPQGPGAHNHSQLPQAYSSPAMSTSSSLPHYYQAFQQ; encoded by the coding sequence ATGTACCACCAGCAGGACCATCTGAAGAGCCAGCTGCAGGAGAGCCACCCAGCTAACAGGCAGCTCTTTCACTGCCAGGAGTGTGGGAAGCAGTACAACACCCAGCTGGGTTATAGACGCCACCTGGTGGCAGCCCACAGCGCTGCAGCAGGCCTGCCCTGCACAGAGGGGGCCCCATCCCTGCTGGAGCACCTGGGTGGCCATATTGACAGGCCTCCACCATCAGAGGGCAACACTAACGCTGCTCTGCCCGTGAGAGAAAGGAAGTACTCATGTGAGCGATGTGACCGCCGTTTTTACACCCGTAAGGATGTACGGCGCCACGCCGTGGTGCACACTGGGCGCCGTGACTTCCTGTGCCCCCGCTGTGCACAACGCTTTGGCCGCAGAGACCACCTGACCCGTCACTTAAAGAAGAGTCACGCCCAGGAGTCAGGGTTGATGCCACCTGGTACACCCAGCACTCCCGTGGCTACACTCACCCCCCCCACCCAGTGCCCAGCGAAGGAGGAGCCTAACCCTGTGACCTCTGACATGGGCTCTGTCACCAAGGAGGCCATGGAGACTTTCTCCAGGGACATGTACAACTCATACCCAATGGCCAATCCTGTCCCCGGGATGGGTCATCCTCATGGCCTCATGCAGGGCTCCTTGTCCTCGAGCATGAATGTCGGTCACCACATGCCCCCCCCATCCTCTCACCTACACCACCATCACCTGCAGCCACCAgcagcccagcagcagcagtcctacaGCAACATGTCCAGGTACCAGCACGGATCTACCTCATATCCTCGCGCCGACGTGGACAGTTTCCTGCTGGACCTGCAGAGCGCCCCCCCACCTCATCTGAGTGCAGTCAACTCTTCTACCTCTAATTCTGCCTCCCCTCAGAGGGAGGTGCTGGGTGAAGGGGTGGGTGCCAGCAGCGACCCCCACCTGCTGTCTAGGAGCCCCACTATCCCCTCAACCGAGCTGTCCTGCACCACTAACATGGACCTTGGGCCTCTGCTGGGCTTCTTGCCTTTCAGCCTGCCGGCCTACAGCCCTCACATGGGGATGGGAGGGTTAGTGATGAGCTATCCACCtaccaccacctccaccccctCTCCATCCTCTTCAACTGGGCTGTCCTCTCAGGCTCCAGGGCCTTTCACCTTCTTCCAGCCCCCCCAGGCTCATGTACCCCAGGGCCCTGGAGCCCATAACCACAGCCAGCTACCTCAGGCATACAGCAGTCCTGCTATGAGCACTTCCAGCTCCCTACCTCACTACTACCAGGCCTTTCAGCAGTAA